From Diospyros lotus cultivar Yz01 chromosome 4, ASM1463336v1, whole genome shotgun sequence, a single genomic window includes:
- the LOC127799198 gene encoding acetylajmalan esterase-like, producing the protein MASTRLFSITLLIAFSFFFLLSPSSNAHSLKACHLDQIYQLGDSISDTGNLIREPFGSTTPFAKLPYGMTFFKKATGRCSNGLLMIDYIANAAGLPLLNPYKNMDANFRHGVNFAVAGSTALSTEHLASKNIVSPVTTSSLGIQLDWMTSHFSSICYSERDCVEKLKNSLFMVGEIGGNDYNYALLQGKSIEQVMSMVPEIVQEITDAIKRVISHGAVRIIVPGNFPIGCLPIYLTAFNTNATQAYDEHRCLRRLNDFAKYHNNHLQEVIEELRKEFSHVNIVYGDYYNAYKWLLKNFAIFGFDLKWIQKSCCGIGGDYNFNLDKMCGEQDVPVCSNPNQYISWDGIHSTQRTYKLMAYRMLRKMLPELHCGV; encoded by the exons ATGGCTTCCACCCGATTGTTTTCTATTACGCTTCTCATagccttctctttcttcttccttctctctccttCATCCAACGCCCATTCACTCAAAGCTTGTCACCTCGACCAGATTTACCAACTTGGAGATTCTATATCTGATACTGGAAACTTAATACGCGAACCTTTTGGATCTACCACTCCCTTTGCAAAACTTCCATACGGCATGACCTTCTTCAAAAAAGCAACCGGCCGCTGCTCCAATGGTCTTCTCATGATTGATTATATTG CAAATGCAGCTGGACTTCCACTCCTCAATCCCTACAAAAATATGGATGCCAATTTTAGACACGGAGTGAACTTTGCTGTAGCTGGTTCTACTGCATTATCAACAGAACATCTTGCAAGCAAAAATATTGTGTCTCCAGTAACTACAAGCTCTCTTGGCATTCAACTGGATTGGATGACTTCCCATTTTAGTTCAATTTGCTACTCAGAAAGGG ATTGTGtagaaaaacttaaaaattctCTATTCATGGTTGGGGAAATAGGAGGAAATGATTACAATTACGCACTACTCCAAGGTAAAAGTATTGAACAAGTGATGAGTATGGTACCCGAGATTGTCCAAGAAATAACCGATGCaataaag AGAGTTATTAGTCATGGAGCCGTTAGAATCATTGTTCCGGGTAATTTTCCAATAGGTTGTCTTCCAATTTACTTGACGGCATTTAACACCAATGCTACTCAAGCCTATGATGAACACCGTTGTCTTAGGCGACTAAACGATTTTGCAAAGTATCACAATAATCATCTACAAGAAGTCATTGAAGAGTTAAGAAAAGAATTCTCTCATGTAAATATTGTGTATGGGGACTACTACAATGCGTACAAGTGGCTTCTCAAGAATTTTGCTATTTTCG GATTTGATTTAAAGTGGATCCAAAAATCATGTTGTGGAATCGGAGGAGACTACAATTTCAATCTCGATAAGATGTGTGGAGAGCAGGATGTTCCAGTTTGTTCAAATCCTAATCAATATATTAGTTGGGATGGAATTCACTCGACGCAAAGAACATATAAACTCATGGCTTATAGGATGCTTCGTAAAATGTTACCGGAACTTCATTGTGGGGTTTAG